The following proteins are co-located in the Bombus fervidus isolate BK054 unplaced genomic scaffold, iyBomFerv1 scaffold0048, whole genome shotgun sequence genome:
- the LOC139997276 gene encoding uncharacterized protein, which produces MLYYILPIISCYIYNISTDLGMFVFGLAAAINKDTFETIYEACPSALLNSLNDDVTPFCIAAMKNDKNLFFRLIELGFNVSKSSKILHFCMMKQSIVPEIKNLAKYFNTEDYWNDNSDHILKANEPDNKDCLSLSKLVNKNNSNKSPLNVHNIPIVTFDTTMCNNVNCNNNVIKDSKELLKPCALSLETNHAEI; this is translated from the exons atgttatattatatattacctattatatcatgttatatatataatatatcaactGATTTAG GCATGTTTGTTTTTGGATTGGCAGCtgcaataaataaagatacgtTTGAAACTATATATGAAGCATGTCCATCAGCACTATTGAATTCTCTAAATGATGATGTTACACCATTTTGCATTGCTGctatgaaaaatgataaaaatttattttttagattaatagaattaggatttaatgtttcaaaaagTAGTAAGATATtgcatttt TGCATGATGAAGCAGTCAATAGtaccagaaataaaaaatttggcaaaatattttaacacagAAGATTATTGGAATGATAACTCTGATCACATTCTTAAAGCAAATGAACCAGATAACAAGGACTGTTTAAGTCTTTccaaattagtaaataaaaataatagtaataagtctCCTTTAAATGTTCATAACATACCGATAGTTACATTCGATACTACAATGTGCAATAATGTCAACTGTAACAACAATGTCATAAAAGATTCAAAAGAACTTTTAAAACCTTGTGCATTAAGTTTAGAGACAAATCACGCAGAAATCTGA
- the LOC139997278 gene encoding baculoviral IAP repeat-containing protein 7-B-like yields the protein MLHISNIQPVLPQYEESPEHEESSDDSISSDVIQIPIPAYTNRWHRYRHRYRMPEPMINPVSSVPSTSRGIRKHHGDFRFEAARLWSFRNWLVPLVDPASLAAAGFYCTGKMDRVKCFVCRVVVSHWLEGRTPMQVHEIWSPECRFVRNEDCGNVPIGTHPDEIQPTERRNGNILCRYGLEYSQSFDFNDHRFVTDAEDPTAYDLSRLGLKKVKKPKHLDYITYQSRLNSFSTFTDTSMNKELLADAGFYYNERDRMSICYHCGLGVVSWSPGENPWDRHAIWSSSCCYLITVRGHQFVNDLRQQNIYENYEEEPIVDDDTRSDSEEETNEMTLVEKFGK from the exons ATGTTGCATATATCTAACATCCAACCTGTGCTACCACAATACGAAGAATCTCCAGAACACGAAGAATCGTCAGACGATTCAATTTCGTCTGATGTGATTCAGATACCGATACCGGCATATACCAATCGTTGGCACCGGTACCGACACCGGTACCGGATGCCGGAACCAATGATTAATCCAGTGTCGTCGGTTCCATCGACGTCGCGTGGCATTCGAAAACATCATGgtgattttcgttttgaagcaGCAAGACTTTGGAGTTTTCGAAACTGGCTTGTACCTCTCGTTGACCCTGCCAGTCTTGCAGCAGCAGGATTCTATTGTACAGGCAAAATGGATAGAGTCAAATGTTTTGTGTGTCGAGTGGTGGTAAGTCACTGGTTAGAGGGTCGTACTCCCATGCAAGTTCACGAGATATGGTCTCCAGAGTGCAGATTTGTCCGCAATGAAGATTGCGGTAATGTGCCAATTGGTACACACCCTGATGAAATTCAACCGACAgaacgaagaaatggaaatatattatgtcGTTACGGTTTAGAATATTCGCAGTcctttgattttaatgaccATCGATTTGTAACAGATGCAGAAGACCCGACGGCATATGATCTTAGCCGTTTGGGACtaaaaaaagttaagaaaCCAAAACATTTGGATTATATTACTTACCAATCCCGATTAAATTCATTCTCAACATTTACTGATACATCTATGAATAAAGAACTATTAGCCGATGCAGGCTTTTACTATAACGAAAGAGATCGTATGTCTATCTGTTATCATTGTGGACTTGGTGTAGTAAGTTGGAGTCCAGGAGAAAATCCATGGGATAGACATGCAATTTGGTCTTCAAGCTGTTGTTACTTGATAACAGTTCGTGGCCACCAGTTTGTTAATGATCTAAGACAGCAAAACATCTACGAAAATTATGAAGAa gAACCAATAGTTGATGACGATACGAGATCCGATAGTGAAGAGGAAACTAACGAGATGACTCTCGTTGAGAAAtttggtaagtaa